In Elaeis guineensis isolate ETL-2024a chromosome 1, EG11, whole genome shotgun sequence, a genomic segment contains:
- the LOC105039115 gene encoding uncharacterized protein, producing MAASPRALLLCRFRHLSTASSSYPPIPNSLVLSSRHHPHLRRTREFHLLSSAITLPPAVVGCLFSGFDGGGVADDLVSTRRSGRHEFSALANVLRRIEPLDTAVIGKGVSAPAKDSMKRTISTMLGLLPSDQFDVSIRVSKQPLYHLLLSSIITGYTLWNAEYRVSLMRNFDSSPGSREVLEASRGRFEVLGDGSKESDRMDEDEDELRGSEGGKGRIARESLENLSPAALSYIQELESELATAQKELDAEKQDKFYLEHSKENNNDLLNYLRSLEPAIVCELSQPSSSEVEEIIKQLVQNIYIRILNGNTPSLLEDSSETASRAHPKNDANQEEAITTRDYLAKLLFWCMLLGHHLRGLEYRLHLSFAVGSI from the exons ATGGCGGCCTCCCCGAGAGCTCTCCTTCTCTGCCGTTTCCGCCACCTCTCCACCGCCTCCTCCTCCTACCCACCAATTCCAAACTCCCTTGTTCTTTCCTCCCGTCATCACCCCCATCTCCGCCGGACCCGGGAATTTCACCTCCTCTCCTCCGCCATCACCCTTCCTCCCGCCGTCGTCGGCTGCCTCTTCTCCGGATTCGACGGTGGCGGCGTCGCGGATGACTTGGTCTCCACCCGGCGGTCCGGCCGCCACGAGTTCTCGGCCCTGGCCAACGTGCTCCGCCGCATCGAGCCCCTCGACACGGCCGTCATCGGGAAGGGCGTCTCCGCCCCCGCCAAGGACTCCATGAAGCGGACCATCTCCACCATGCTCGGATTGCTCCCTTCCGACCAGTTCGACGTCTCGATTAGGGTTTCCAAGCAGCCCCTTTAccacctcctcctctcttccatcATCACCGG GTATACGTTGTGGAATGCAGAGTATCGGGTGTCGTTGATGAGGAATTTCGACAGTTCTCCGGGGAGTAGGGAAGTGCTGGAGGCATCCCGTGGTAGGTTTGAGGTGTTGGGGGATGGCAGCAAAGAAAGTGATCGCATGGACGAGGATGAGGATGAGCTGCGAGGAAGTGAAGGTGGCAAAGGGAGAATTGCTCGCGAGAGTCTTGAGAATTTGTCTCCTGCTGCTTTGAGCTACATACAAGAGCTGGAGTCAGAATTGGCAACTGCTCAGAAG GAATTGGACGCAGAAAAGCAGGACAAATTTTACCTGGAACACAGCAAAGAAAACAACAATGACCTTTTAAATTATCTGAGGTCTTTAGAACCAGCTATA GTTTGCGAATTATCTCAACCATCATCATCAGAGGTGGAAGAAATCATTAAACAACTTGTTCAGAACATATATATCAGAATTTTAAATGGAAACACTCCTAGCTTGTTGGAAGATTCATCAGAGACAGCATCTCGTGCTCACCCAAAAAATGATGCTAATCAGGAAGAGGCTATTACTACTCGGGATTATCTAGCAAAGTTACTCTTTTG GTGTATGCTGTTGGGTCATCACTTGAGAGGCTTAGAGTACAGGTTGCACCTAAGCTTTGCCGTTGGATCAATATAA
- the LOC105039116 gene encoding probable galacturonosyltransferase-like 9, translating to MPRSFLLENLASALLLAILLFFSPSDAVRTFPAGVGRFAEAPQFRNGDACPASPSHGGATTCDSSHVHIAMTLDSHYLRGSVAAVFSILKHASCPESLFFHFVASAGPSSSDLHRTVRSVFPSLRFKIYPFREKLVRGLISASVREALENPLNYARNYLADLLEPCVERVIYLDSDVIVVDDIRRLWDTRLPEPAAIAAPEYCRANFSRYFTEEFWESWDGQRVFYGRRRPPCYFNTGVMVMDLARWRAGEYRQKIEHWMKVQRMRRIYDLGSLPPFLLVFAGEVEGVDHRWNQHGLGGDNLSGNCRPLHPGPVSLMHWSGKGKPWARLDAGKPCPLDHLWAPYDLYLPPPSSSTSASDS from the coding sequence ATGCCTCGTTCTTTTCTCCTAGAAAATTTGGCGTCGGCGCTCCTCCTCgccatcctcctcttcttctctccctccgaCGCGGTCCGCACCTTCCCCGCCGGCGTCGGGCGGTTTGCGGAGGCGCCCCAGTTCCGGAACGGCGATGCCTGCCCGGCCTCCCCTTCCCACGGTGGCGCCACCACCTGCGACTCCTCCCACGTTCACAtcgccatgaccctcgattcccACTACCTCCGCGGCTCCGTCGCCGCCGTCTTCTCCATCCTCAAACACGCCTCATGCCCCGAATCTCTCTTCTTCCACTTCGTCGCCTCCGCCGGCCCCTCCTCCTCCGACCTCCACCGCACCGTCCGCTCTGTCTTCCCTTCTCTCCGCTTCAAGATCTATCCATTCCGGGAGAAATTGGTCCGCGGCCTCATCTCCGCCTCtgtccgggaggccctggagaaccCCCTCAACTACGCCCGTAACTACCTCGCCGACCTCCTCGAGCCCTGCGTCGAACGGGTCATCTACCTCGACTCCGATGTCATCGTCGTCGACGACATCCGCCGCCTCTGGGACACGCGCCTCCCGGAGCCGGCTGCGATCGCCGCGCCGGAGTACTGCCGCGCGAACTTCAGCCGCTACTTCACGGAGGAGTTCTGGGAGAGCTGGGACGGGCAGAGGGTTTTCTACGGGCGGCGGAGGCCGCCGTGCTACTTTAATACCGGGGTGATGGTGATGGACCTGGCACGGTGGCGGGCCGGGGAGTACCGCCAGAAGATCGAGCACTGGATGAAGGTGCAAAGAATGAGGCGGATCTACGACCTGGGATCGCTGCCGCCGTTCCTGCTGGTGTTCGCCGGCGAGGTGGAGGGGGTGGACCATCGCTGGAACCAGCACGGCCTCGGCGGCGACAACTTGTCCGGGAACTGCCGGCCGCTCCACCCGGGGCCGGTGAGCCTGATGCACTGGAGCGGCAAGGGCAAGCCCTGGGCCCGCCTCGACGCCGGCAAGCCCTGCCCTCTCGATCACCTCTGGGCGCCATACGACCTCTATCTCCCGCCGCCCTCGTCCTCCACCTCCGCCTCCGACTCCTAA